One window from the genome of Corynebacterium sp. SCR221107 encodes:
- the thiC gene encoding phosphomethylpyrimidine synthase ThiC, producing the protein MTHTPATHLSVSEILAQEAREIHPKHKFDPLVVGDLSVPRTRINLDDSPTGPNEPFHIYRTRGPVSDPAKGLPGLRSTWIAERGDVEEYTGRERNLLDDGKRALRRGQASQEWQGPRRPVLRAASGKTVTQMHYARQGFITKEMEFVALRENVEPEFVRSEIARGRAIIPNNINHPESEPMIIGRKFLTKINANIGNSALTSSIQEEVSKLRWATRWGADTVMDLSTGNDIHTTREWIIRNSPVPIGTVPIYQALEKVDGIAEALTWEIFRDTVIEQCEQGVDYMTIHAGVRLPFIPLTTKRVTGIVSRGGSIMAGWCLAHHKESFLYDNFDELCSIFAAYDVAFSLGDGLRPGSLADANDAAQFAELKTIGELTRRAWEHDVQVMVEGPGHVPLNMVQHNNELEQDWCGDAPFYTLGPLVTDIAPGYDHITSAIGAAHIAMGGTAMLCYVTPKEHLGLPNRDDVKTGVITYKLAAHAADVAKGHPGAREWDDAMSKARFEFRWHDQFALSLDPETAEAYHDETLPAEPAKTAHFCSMCGPKFCSMRISQDIRDTFAGEIEGQLGMPTFPAPSAGIGDDGASAVAAAHHAAEQGMAAKAEEFRAQGSTLYHTVRATDV; encoded by the coding sequence ATGACGCACACCCCTGCCACCCATCTGTCGGTAAGCGAAATCCTTGCTCAAGAAGCGCGCGAGATCCATCCCAAGCACAAATTCGACCCGCTCGTCGTCGGCGATCTCAGCGTGCCGCGCACCCGCATCAATCTCGATGACTCTCCCACCGGCCCCAATGAACCCTTCCACATCTACCGCACCCGCGGACCGGTTAGCGACCCGGCCAAAGGTCTGCCCGGACTGCGATCCACATGGATTGCCGAGCGCGGCGACGTCGAGGAATACACGGGCCGCGAGCGCAACCTGCTCGACGACGGAAAACGCGCGCTGCGCCGCGGCCAAGCAAGCCAGGAATGGCAGGGCCCCCGGCGACCCGTCCTGCGCGCAGCCTCCGGGAAGACGGTCACGCAAATGCACTACGCGCGCCAGGGTTTTATCACCAAGGAGATGGAGTTCGTCGCGCTGCGCGAAAACGTCGAACCCGAGTTTGTGCGCTCCGAGATCGCCCGCGGCCGCGCCATCATCCCCAACAACATCAACCACCCCGAGTCCGAGCCGATGATCATTGGTCGGAAGTTCCTGACCAAAATCAACGCCAACATCGGCAACTCCGCTCTCACCTCCTCGATCCAGGAGGAGGTCTCCAAGCTGCGCTGGGCCACCCGCTGGGGTGCCGACACCGTCATGGACCTGTCCACCGGCAATGACATCCACACCACCCGCGAATGGATCATCCGCAACTCGCCGGTGCCGATCGGCACGGTGCCGATCTACCAGGCACTCGAAAAGGTCGACGGCATTGCGGAAGCGCTGACCTGGGAAATCTTCCGCGACACCGTCATCGAGCAGTGCGAGCAGGGAGTGGACTACATGACCATTCACGCCGGAGTGCGCCTGCCGTTTATCCCGCTGACCACCAAGCGCGTGACCGGCATCGTCTCTCGTGGCGGCTCCATCATGGCCGGCTGGTGTCTTGCCCACCACAAGGAATCCTTCCTCTACGACAACTTCGACGAGCTGTGCTCCATCTTCGCCGCCTACGACGTCGCCTTCTCCCTCGGCGATGGCCTGCGCCCCGGCTCGCTTGCCGACGCTAACGACGCCGCCCAATTCGCCGAACTAAAAACTATCGGCGAACTAACCCGCCGCGCCTGGGAGCACGACGTCCAGGTCATGGTGGAAGGACCTGGACACGTTCCACTGAACATGGTCCAACACAACAACGAGCTCGAACAGGACTGGTGCGGCGACGCCCCCTTCTACACGCTCGGCCCCCTCGTCACCGACATCGCGCCAGGCTACGACCACATCACCTCCGCTATCGGCGCCGCCCACATTGCCATGGGAGGAACTGCGATGCTGTGCTACGTCACGCCAAAGGAACACCTGGGTCTGCCCAACCGCGACGACGTCAAGACCGGCGTCATCACCTACAAACTCGCCGCCCACGCCGCAGATGTGGCCAAGGGACACCCCGGCGCGCGCGAATGGGACGACGCCATGAGCAAGGCCCGCTTCGAATTCCGCTGGCACGACCAGTTCGCATTATCGCTTGACCCGGAAACAGCCGAGGCCTACCACGACGAGACGCTGCCGGCCGAACCTGCAAAGACCGCGCACTTTTGCTCCATGTGCGGACCAAAGTTCTGCTCCATGCGCATCAGTCAGGACATCCGCGACACCTTCGCAGGCGAGATCGAAGGTCAGCTAGGCATGCCGACGTTCCCGGCCCCAAGTGCGGGTA